A stretch of the Candidatus Zixiibacteriota bacterium genome encodes the following:
- a CDS encoding MBL fold metallo-hydrolase: protein MKRSVLPLLLIWSLACCVFGQTASQQIIDPVRISQLTDRMYIITTVGGPEFNLPPYGTNLVTSVGPDGILMVDAGFVSTGQKLSDTIKTLGNGNLKLIINTHYHGDHVPGNHFFADRAVTLAHAGVLDRLNGKFFNLGGTPSPDRPNIGFYDSLSLQFNGEEIRVVHTAGCHTDGDAYVYFVGSKVVAAGDLFFSDEIPYVDLPARGTVTGYVTQIKKFMDDFPDDVVFVPGHGRNYTKADLREYYDMLTGTVGAVRQAIAEGKTLQQMLDDSVLADWSSFNGTFPTTSLAAWTQTVYAEESGWTDGKPSICAPVTKALADGTIDDAIECYSRLKSTEPDKYDFGEAHLNVLGYQLLMRQRINDAIEIFKLNVQAYPQSFNVYDSYGEALLLAGDTAQSIVNYEKSLELNPDNTNATEVLKTLR, encoded by the coding sequence ATGAAGCGCTCCGTTTTACCGCTGCTATTGATATGGTCGCTTGCCTGCTGCGTTTTCGGACAGACTGCCTCTCAACAAATCATCGATCCTGTCAGAATCTCACAACTGACCGATAGAATGTACATCATCACCACCGTGGGAGGCCCTGAATTCAACCTGCCTCCCTACGGCACCAACCTTGTCACTTCGGTGGGCCCGGATGGCATTCTTATGGTGGACGCCGGTTTCGTTTCTACCGGCCAGAAATTATCGGACACCATAAAAACACTCGGTAATGGCAATCTGAAACTGATCATCAATACCCATTACCACGGTGACCATGTACCCGGGAATCACTTCTTTGCCGATCGCGCCGTAACGCTTGCCCATGCCGGCGTTCTGGACAGGCTCAATGGCAAGTTCTTCAATCTCGGAGGAACACCCAGCCCCGATCGTCCGAACATCGGATTCTATGATTCCCTGTCGCTTCAGTTCAACGGCGAAGAGATCCGCGTGGTGCATACGGCCGGTTGCCACACCGACGGTGACGCTTATGTTTACTTCGTTGGCTCAAAAGTTGTCGCCGCGGGCGACTTGTTCTTTTCCGACGAAATCCCTTACGTGGACCTGCCGGCTCGCGGAACCGTGACGGGATATGTGACGCAGATAAAGAAATTCATGGATGACTTTCCCGATGATGTCGTTTTCGTCCCGGGTCACGGTCGCAACTACACCAAAGCGGATCTTCGGGAGTACTATGATATGCTGACCGGCACCGTAGGCGCGGTACGGCAAGCCATTGCCGAAGGCAAAACACTTCAGCAGATGCTTGACGACAGTGTTCTCGCGGATTGGTCCTCCTTCAACGGCACGTTCCCCACCACCAGCCTGGCGGCTTGGACACAAACAGTGTATGCCGAGGAATCGGGATGGACGGACGGTAAGCCATCAATCTGCGCGCCAGTCACGAAAGCGCTTGCCGACGGAACGATCGATGACGCGATAGAATGTTATTCGCGCCTGAAATCTACAGAGCCGGACAAATACGATTTCGGTGAAGCTCACCTTAACGTACTCGGATACCAGTTGCTTATGCGTCAGCGAATAAATGATGCCATAGAGATCTTCAAGTTGAACGTTCAGGCCTATCCTCAGTCGTTCAACGTGTACGATAGTTACGGCGAGGCGCTGCTGCTCGCGGGTGACACGGCTCAGTCCATAGTCAATTACGAAAAATCACTCGAGCTCAACCCCGATAACACGAACGCCACCGAGGTGCTCAAGACATTGCGTTGA
- a CDS encoding S-adenosylmethionine decarboxylase, translating to MGNVSAHDVENAWGLACSFDIYDCNPDTIRDADKIKQFVYELCDLIAMKRFGECQVVNFGEDERVAGFSMVQLIETSLISAHFANQSNVTYLDVFSCKPYDPAVVEKFATEFFGGSHCLTHVNLRK from the coding sequence CTGGGTAACGTAAGCGCCCACGATGTTGAAAACGCCTGGGGTCTGGCGTGCAGTTTCGATATCTATGACTGCAATCCCGATACGATTCGAGATGCGGACAAGATAAAACAATTCGTATACGAGCTGTGCGATCTGATAGCCATGAAACGATTCGGCGAGTGTCAAGTTGTGAATTTCGGGGAGGACGAGCGCGTGGCCGGCTTTTCCATGGTTCAGCTCATTGAAACATCGTTGATTTCGGCTCACTTTGCAAACCAGAGCAACGTGACCTACCTGGATGTATTCAGTTGCAAACCCTACGATCCGGCGGTGGTTGAGAAATTCGCCACCGAGTTTTTCGGCGGTTCGCACTGCCTCACGCATGTGAACCTGAGGAAATAA
- a CDS encoding chromophore lyase CpcT/CpeT has product MRTMLSLLFCSLLLAGSIPQAQESEDFRLEQLVEWMTGSFSSREQSLADSNFYDIRLHMVPIWPDREDGAWLYVEQAAATNLDEPYRQRIYHLVLRYDGTFVSEVYTFEEPLRFAGAWKEPFRLNVLSPDSLTERAGCSIYLQLENETAFVGSTRDTDCESDLRGASYATSEVKITESALYSWDRGFDAEGNQVWGARTGGYIFKKIR; this is encoded by the coding sequence ATGAGGACAATGTTGTCTCTGCTGTTTTGCTCTCTGCTGCTTGCAGGTTCTATACCACAGGCGCAGGAGTCGGAAGATTTCCGGTTGGAGCAACTCGTTGAATGGATGACCGGCTCTTTCAGCAGCCGCGAACAGTCTCTCGCCGATTCCAATTTCTATGACATTCGACTGCACATGGTGCCGATCTGGCCCGATCGTGAAGACGGCGCCTGGCTCTATGTTGAGCAGGCCGCAGCGACCAATCTCGATGAGCCGTATCGTCAGAGAATCTATCACCTTGTCCTGCGGTACGACGGTACCTTTGTTTCCGAAGTATACACTTTCGAGGAGCCGCTCCGCTTCGCCGGCGCCTGGAAAGAACCGTTCCGTCTCAACGTTCTTTCTCCGGATTCATTGACCGAAAGGGCGGGCTGCTCTATTTACCTTCAACTCGAAAACGAAACGGCTTTCGTGGGAAGCACCCGAGACACCGACTGCGAGAGCGATCTGCGTGGAGCCTCCTATGCCACTTCGGAGGTGAAGATCACCGAGTCGGCGCTTTACAGCTGGGACCGCGGCTTTGACGCTGAAGGCAACCAGGTCTGGGGCGCCCGAACCGGCGGCTATATTTTCAAGAAGATACGATAG
- a CDS encoding alanine racemase, translated as MMTRNPEEAMKIAGLLKRQTPQLDSGELRSFVSSFIDRRQSFLETVLKHGSPLYVLDEAALLNRARQFKTAFASVLSSVKVFYAVKSNSHPAVARAVVRAGCGLDVSSGLELGAALETDAEEIIFSGPGKMDSELHLAVQNNQRVTVLMDSFGELQKLEKVAVGQGKSIRAGVRLTTDESGIWRKFGIPLSQLSRFFAEADKCRHVELSGLQFHLSWNLNPDKYVVFIVSLGSALRGLERSYRQAIKFLDIGGGYWPPQGEWLQAAATPEGVLRQTLLQTSGNTSDHYKYASVTIDDFANHIAQALKKQIPDDMSYTVYTEPGRWLSNEAMHILLTVVDRKAADVIITDGGTHAVGWERFESDYFPIINLSRPSLSEKECLIAGSLCTPHDIWGYTCFGDDVQVGDVLLVPNQGAYTYSLRQNFIKPLPEVVELVNVESGVLLPSATRKPGS; from the coding sequence ATGATGACAAGAAACCCGGAAGAAGCGATGAAGATAGCCGGGCTGCTCAAGAGGCAAACACCACAACTTGACAGCGGCGAGCTACGGAGTTTTGTCAGTAGCTTCATAGACAGACGCCAATCATTTCTCGAGACTGTCCTGAAGCACGGATCTCCACTCTATGTTTTGGACGAGGCCGCCCTGCTGAATCGTGCCCGCCAGTTCAAGACGGCTTTCGCGAGCGTTTTATCGAGCGTGAAGGTGTTCTATGCGGTCAAGAGCAACAGCCATCCCGCGGTGGCGCGGGCCGTAGTGCGTGCCGGCTGCGGACTTGATGTATCGAGCGGACTGGAATTGGGAGCGGCTCTGGAAACCGACGCTGAGGAAATCATTTTCAGCGGACCCGGTAAGATGGACTCCGAGCTTCACCTGGCGGTTCAAAACAATCAGCGCGTCACGGTTTTGATGGACAGTTTCGGCGAGCTGCAGAAGCTTGAAAAGGTAGCTGTCGGTCAGGGCAAGTCAATCAGGGCTGGTGTTCGTCTGACTACCGATGAGAGCGGTATCTGGCGGAAATTCGGAATTCCGCTTTCACAGTTATCGCGGTTTTTCGCCGAGGCCGACAAATGCCGGCATGTAGAGCTGTCAGGGCTGCAGTTTCATCTTAGCTGGAATCTCAATCCCGATAAGTACGTGGTCTTCATAGTCAGTCTCGGCTCAGCGCTTCGCGGCCTCGAGAGAAGTTACAGACAGGCGATCAAGTTTCTTGATATTGGCGGAGGGTACTGGCCGCCGCAGGGAGAATGGCTGCAAGCCGCGGCTACTCCTGAAGGAGTGCTGCGTCAGACGCTTCTTCAGACATCCGGCAATACATCGGACCACTACAAGTACGCATCGGTGACAATCGATGACTTCGCCAACCACATCGCGCAGGCCCTGAAGAAACAGATTCCCGATGATATGTCATACACGGTTTACACGGAACCGGGAAGATGGCTGTCCAACGAGGCGATGCACATCCTGCTGACGGTAGTGGACCGCAAGGCGGCCGATGTGATTATCACCGACGGCGGCACCCATGCCGTAGGCTGGGAGCGGTTTGAATCCGACTATTTCCCGATCATTAATCTCTCCCGACCATCGCTATCCGAGAAAGAATGTCTGATTGCGGGGTCGCTTTGTACTCCGCATGACATATGGGGATATACGTGCTTTGGCGATGATGTTCAGGTTGGAGATGTTCTGCTGGTTCCCAATCAGGGAGCCTACACTTACAGCCTTCGTCAGAATTTCATAAAGCCGCTACCGGAGGTTGTTGAGCTTGTTAACGTGGAGTCCGGGGTTCTGCTCCCGAGCGCCACGAGAAAGCCAGGTAGTTGA
- a CDS encoding MFS transporter: protein MIVNGSGAGTSSSGTPKPNSRLQLRYVSREAAYAQVFISLTGGAFLTGLALFLGASDFEIGLVTALPFIAQIAQLLSPWLMPFLGGRKGITVLGLTIGRLVWLPLIPALFFPGAWRLYLLFAVLLVSSIATMAATPSWFSWMADIVPRRIRGRFFGTRSAVIAISTLIATVGGSVALDLFVVRDKDASGYGLLLALALMTGFWALRVMKRLPDSSKPIEPSRYDLQEMLRPLSDKKFRSLLKVFFSWNLSIGLSAGFFAPHMLLNLKMSFFQIGLYSAAATIVAIATNRPWGKVIDRFGPRAVLTACAAGISMIPLIWLFPRADYLWVLIPEAIYSGLCWTGFNLAAFTIPLDKSPREKRPAYLAMFAVVTGIAFFIGSVLAGFIADVYAEMAIVVGAQVLVNYHILFVVSAIMRMLTAAMLASLRGPAEVRLPVMIQLMGYAVLKRMSISRQLVPFAIDDGSDDDADNTQNNHT, encoded by the coding sequence ATGATTGTCAACGGAAGCGGAGCCGGCACAAGTTCTTCCGGCACCCCCAAGCCCAATAGTCGCTTACAACTGCGGTACGTTTCTCGCGAGGCGGCATATGCGCAGGTTTTCATATCTCTGACCGGGGGTGCATTTCTTACCGGTCTGGCGCTGTTTCTTGGCGCCTCGGATTTCGAAATAGGTCTCGTGACGGCATTGCCTTTTATCGCTCAGATCGCACAACTTCTTTCTCCCTGGCTGATGCCATTTCTGGGTGGACGCAAAGGCATCACGGTCCTGGGTCTTACAATAGGTCGCTTGGTTTGGTTGCCGCTAATACCCGCCCTGTTTTTTCCGGGGGCGTGGCGTTTGTATCTTCTGTTCGCGGTTCTTCTGGTTTCGAGTATTGCGACTATGGCAGCAACGCCGTCGTGGTTTTCCTGGATGGCTGATATTGTCCCGCGCAGAATTCGGGGGAGATTCTTCGGGACGCGAAGCGCCGTGATCGCGATCTCAACTCTCATAGCCACAGTGGGTGGGAGTGTCGCTCTGGATCTGTTTGTGGTTCGCGACAAGGATGCTTCGGGCTATGGTCTTTTGTTGGCCCTCGCTTTGATGACCGGTTTCTGGGCATTGCGGGTAATGAAGCGATTGCCCGATTCCAGCAAACCGATCGAGCCCTCAAGATACGATCTCCAGGAGATGCTTCGGCCGCTGTCCGATAAAAAATTTCGAAGCCTTCTCAAGGTCTTTTTCTCCTGGAATCTCTCCATCGGTCTGTCGGCCGGCTTTTTTGCTCCCCACATGCTGCTCAATCTCAAAATGAGTTTTTTCCAGATTGGACTTTATTCGGCGGCCGCGACTATCGTGGCCATCGCGACCAACCGTCCTTGGGGAAAGGTAATTGACCGTTTCGGGCCCCGAGCTGTTCTGACTGCCTGCGCGGCTGGCATAAGTATGATACCGCTCATCTGGCTTTTCCCCAGGGCAGATTATCTGTGGGTGCTGATTCCGGAAGCGATATACTCGGGTTTGTGCTGGACCGGCTTCAACCTGGCCGCGTTTACGATCCCGCTCGACAAGAGTCCGAGGGAAAAGCGTCCGGCATATCTGGCCATGTTCGCGGTGGTGACCGGCATTGCCTTTTTCATAGGTTCTGTATTGGCCGGATTCATTGCCGACGTTTATGCCGAGATGGCTATAGTCGTTGGGGCACAGGTACTGGTCAACTACCACATACTGTTTGTGGTATCGGCGATAATGAGAATGCTTACAGCCGCCATGCTGGCCTCGCTGAGGGGACCGGCCGAAGTCCGGTTGCCGGTAATGATTCAGCTTATGGGATATGCTGTTTTGAAACGTATGTCTATAAGCCGTCAGCTCGTGCCATTTGCGATAGATGACGGTTCCGATGATGATGCGGATAATACACAAAATAACCATACGTAA
- a CDS encoding DUF523 and DUF1722 domain-containing protein: MARIRGKKDAPIRIGISTCLLGQKVRFDGGHKRDRFITDLLGEYFEFIPICPEVDIGMGVPREAVHLAGIPDAPRMVGGRTGKDWTQAMNQYSARKARQIEKYRLSGYILKAKSPSCGMERVKLYTLDGKATDQRTIGLYARHLLERHPLLPVEEEGRLNDAVLRENFIIRVFAYSRLQSLFSNGYKRADVVRFHTIHKYLLLAHSPKHYQLLGKLVASVKHMTPSDFCDQYSALFLEGLKFKSTTAKNTNVLMHMAGFIKNVADNDDRQRLHQVIEDYHKQLVPLIVPITLLRHFVEKFQIEYLTDQIYLNPHPKEMMLRNHV; encoded by the coding sequence ATGGCGAGAATAAGAGGCAAGAAAGACGCTCCCATCCGAATCGGTATCAGCACCTGTCTTCTTGGCCAGAAGGTGCGGTTCGATGGCGGGCACAAACGAGACCGCTTCATCACCGATCTTCTCGGCGAATATTTTGAATTCATTCCCATCTGTCCGGAAGTGGACATTGGCATGGGCGTGCCACGCGAGGCGGTGCATCTGGCGGGAATACCCGATGCCCCCAGAATGGTTGGCGGCCGCACCGGCAAGGACTGGACGCAGGCTATGAATCAGTACAGCGCCAGAAAAGCAAGACAGATAGAAAAGTACAGGCTGTCCGGCTACATCCTCAAAGCTAAATCCCCAAGTTGCGGAATGGAAAGGGTGAAATTGTACACTCTCGACGGTAAGGCAACCGACCAACGCACAATCGGTCTTTACGCCCGCCACCTGCTGGAGCGCCATCCTCTACTGCCTGTGGAAGAGGAGGGTAGGCTCAACGATGCGGTCTTGCGGGAGAACTTTATAATCAGAGTCTTCGCCTATAGCCGCCTGCAGAGTCTTTTCTCCAATGGCTACAAGAGAGCCGATGTGGTCAGGTTTCATACCATACACAAATATCTTCTTCTGGCTCACAGCCCGAAACATTATCAGTTGCTCGGAAAACTTGTGGCCTCGGTCAAGCACATGACTCCATCAGATTTTTGCGATCAGTACAGCGCTCTGTTCCTGGAAGGGCTTAAATTCAAGTCAACTACCGCCAAGAACACAAATGTGCTTATGCATATGGCCGGGTTTATAAAAAATGTCGCTGACAACGATGACAGGCAAAGACTCCACCAGGTAATCGAGGACTACCACAAACAGCTTGTCCCGCTGATTGTCCCCATTACTCTGTTGAGACATTTCGTTGAAAAATTCCAAATCGAATACCTGACCGACCAGATTTACCTCAACCCGCACCCCAAAGAGATGATGCTCCGAAATCACGTTTGA
- a CDS encoding SRPBCC family protein codes for MRREQIIARPIEEAFSFFERPENLEKITPSSVGFVILTPGPIPMHPGAVLDYTIRPMGFPIRWTTLITSYDPPHRFTDVALKGPYSYWHHTHTFEKTTQGTIMRDEVRYALPLGWIGRLVRRFWVRRQLDYIFDFRAKAIEAIFRSSSSREAGADTADKKVKAS; via the coding sequence TTGAGACGCGAACAAATAATAGCGCGGCCCATTGAGGAGGCGTTCTCGTTCTTCGAGCGCCCGGAAAATCTCGAGAAAATAACCCCATCCTCAGTCGGCTTTGTAATTCTGACTCCCGGACCAATTCCCATGCACCCCGGAGCGGTTCTGGACTATACTATCCGCCCGATGGGCTTTCCCATAAGATGGACCACTCTAATCACAAGTTACGATCCCCCTCACAGATTCACCGATGTTGCCCTTAAGGGGCCATACAGCTACTGGCACCACACTCACACTTTCGAAAAGACAACGCAGGGAACGATAATGCGCGACGAGGTTCGCTACGCCCTGCCATTGGGGTGGATCGGAAGGCTGGTCCGTCGGTTTTGGGTGAGGCGACAGCTGGACTACATTTTTGACTTTCGTGCGAAGGCAATTGAAGCGATATTCCGTAGCAGTTCGTCGCGTGAGGCGGGCGCCGATACGGCAGACAAAAAGGTAAAGGCTTCATGA
- a CDS encoding ATP-grasp domain-containing protein, with protein sequence MTDFRTLVVGTTADYIAMLGERFPGRVLFVTDKSQAVRREMPELDSRTQILLDLSVTKRVIRSIERHLEQWNIKLRGVACYDCEWLVLAAEIARHFALEYPSAESVALCRNKMASKQRWLDAGLLCPRASIVSSPQQAAGFASEVNAPVVLKPLSGSGSELTFVCEDPATASRMYQVVDKGLRERIDLPMFMPVVIEGRQSGAPQEIVAEEFVAGSEYSCDVFIDGDEVVIIRFAEKLPRPAPPFGITMAYLVPGRMPEKVSEAELRDILFIAGRSLGLRRSLFMADFIVRNGRVFLLELTPRIGGDCLPYLIKQSCGLDMLGVALDVAEQRPLIVPEAPLWKQLVGLRLFADKGGVIKKMDSSRIEKDRRVQEVYFKRLAGDGITLPPKDYDTWILGHVIFQPDSISNFDLEGGEIAAKLKVRMTRHYDDKKPGRSDEDSRAAQEANTTT encoded by the coding sequence ATGACTGACTTTCGCACGCTGGTAGTCGGCACCACCGCCGACTATATAGCCATGCTCGGCGAGCGCTTTCCCGGTCGGGTGCTGTTTGTCACCGATAAGTCACAGGCGGTGCGTCGCGAGATGCCCGAACTGGATAGCCGCACTCAAATTCTTCTGGACCTTTCCGTAACCAAGAGAGTGATTCGGTCGATCGAGCGTCACCTGGAGCAATGGAATATCAAGCTCCGAGGTGTAGCCTGCTATGATTGCGAGTGGCTGGTGCTGGCCGCGGAGATCGCCAGACATTTCGCACTCGAGTATCCTTCCGCCGAATCAGTCGCCCTTTGTCGTAACAAGATGGCCTCTAAACAGCGGTGGCTGGACGCGGGTCTGCTCTGCCCGCGGGCATCGATTGTATCTTCACCGCAACAGGCAGCCGGGTTCGCTTCCGAGGTCAATGCCCCGGTCGTCTTGAAGCCGCTGTCCGGTAGCGGCAGCGAATTGACATTTGTATGCGAAGACCCCGCGACGGCATCGAGGATGTATCAAGTTGTCGATAAAGGTCTGCGCGAACGGATCGATTTGCCGATGTTTATGCCCGTAGTGATCGAGGGGCGGCAGTCGGGAGCGCCGCAGGAGATTGTGGCCGAAGAATTCGTGGCGGGAAGTGAGTACAGTTGCGACGTCTTTATCGACGGTGACGAAGTTGTAATTATCAGGTTTGCCGAGAAACTGCCCCGTCCGGCTCCGCCCTTTGGAATAACTATGGCCTATCTGGTCCCTGGTCGGATGCCCGAAAAAGTGAGTGAGGCTGAGCTCAGAGATATCCTTTTCATAGCCGGGCGGTCGCTGGGATTGAGGCGGTCGCTCTTTATGGCGGATTTTATCGTGCGCAACGGCCGGGTGTTTCTCTTGGAACTGACCCCGCGGATCGGCGGCGACTGTCTGCCGTATCTCATTAAGCAGAGTTGCGGACTTGATATGCTCGGCGTGGCTCTTGATGTTGCTGAACAGCGTCCGCTGATTGTTCCCGAGGCGCCGCTGTGGAAGCAGCTTGTTGGCCTGCGTCTGTTCGCCGATAAAGGCGGCGTGATAAAAAAGATGGATAGCAGCCGTATTGAAAAGGATCGGCGGGTTCAGGAAGTTTATTTCAAAAGACTGGCAGGTGATGGCATAACGTTGCCGCCGAAGGATTATGATACGTGGATTCTCGGGCACGTGATATTTCAGCCGGACTCAATATCGAATTTCGATTTGGAGGGAGGGGAGATCGCGGCAAAACTCAAAGTGCGAATGACGAGACATTATGATGACAAGAAACCCGGAAGAAGCGATGAAGATAGCCGGGCTGCTCAAGAGGCAAACACCACAACTTGA
- a CDS encoding NAD(P)H-binding protein: MKVLVLGASGYVGQRLVPYLLTRGHNVRCMVRDPGSLTGNRNEVFAGNALDIDALMRAMGGVEKVVYLIHSMRSPDKNFEQTDMQIATNVAEVARHYGIKQIVYLGALGERTDLQTPHLRSRHRVGDILRSSEIAVTELRAAVIVGSGSASFEMIKHLVQKLPIMICPRWVQVKTQPIAIADVLDYVASSLTLPDALGRTIDIGGADILSYRQMLIDVARILGLKRLIIPVPVLTPWLSSHWVNLVTPIEASLARALIESVRSETVCSDDLARRIFHVTPMNFKQAARAALEKEDLQSLGINTGVTA, translated from the coding sequence ATGAAAGTACTTGTTCTGGGAGCATCGGGATATGTGGGACAAAGACTGGTCCCGTACCTTTTAACGAGGGGCCATAATGTGCGGTGCATGGTACGCGACCCCGGAAGCCTTACCGGTAACAGGAACGAAGTTTTTGCCGGGAATGCGCTCGATATTGATGCTTTGATGAGGGCGATGGGCGGTGTCGAGAAGGTCGTGTATCTCATCCACTCCATGCGCAGCCCCGACAAAAATTTCGAGCAGACGGATATGCAGATTGCGACTAATGTCGCCGAGGTGGCGCGGCATTACGGCATTAAGCAAATCGTTTATCTTGGAGCCCTCGGTGAGCGAACCGATCTGCAGACACCCCATCTTCGCAGCCGTCACCGCGTTGGCGATATACTCCGTTCAAGCGAAATTGCGGTCACCGAACTTCGGGCGGCCGTTATCGTGGGGAGCGGGTCGGCGTCATTTGAGATGATCAAGCATCTCGTTCAAAAACTACCGATCATGATCTGTCCCAGATGGGTGCAGGTCAAAACTCAACCGATAGCGATAGCCGATGTGCTTGATTACGTTGCCAGCAGTCTGACATTGCCTGACGCCCTCGGCCGAACAATCGACATCGGCGGAGCCGATATCCTCAGCTACCGTCAGATGCTGATAGATGTCGCGCGCATTCTCGGCCTGAAACGTCTTATCATCCCGGTGCCGGTCCTTACACCCTGGCTGTCGTCTCACTGGGTGAATCTCGTAACGCCGATAGAGGCCTCTCTGGCGAGAGCGTTGATCGAATCGGTAAGAAGTGAAACCGTCTGCTCAGACGATCTGGCGCGCCGTATTTTTCATGTCACCCCGATGAATTTCAAACAGGCTGCTCGCGCGGCACTTGAAAAAGAAGACCTTCAGTCTCTGGGCATAAACACCGGGGTCACGGCTTGA
- a CDS encoding GNAT family N-acetyltransferase: MRRISVVSDIDECQDIWRKAMPQEFLSDLWDVRGAFHRHYNHRPHFVVCHDGGEICGLLPLAFNEETGSLQYFPGETWHGKTWLEQNRIIAGDRYIMKRLLARAGDSYNIRYVRQSGNLLGNSPVVDEVGYFFLPPKYDFDMQKYFEEFSHKTAKRLKRELIEWESRGVSYRYDDMADFETLVAMSLQSYGEDSYFFDPRFLRSFRSLLGLLKARGWLRITTVLVEGRPAAIDMGSTYNGTYTLLAGGTNQEFRGIAKLINIHHMSWSCEKRFDRVDFLCGDFNWKPQFHLTPQPLYLLANDVRAEVAIETVDSLSWKTATAGASVRSM, encoded by the coding sequence ATGCGCCGGATATCGGTTGTTTCGGATATTGACGAGTGCCAGGATATCTGGCGTAAGGCGATGCCGCAGGAATTTCTTTCGGATCTGTGGGATGTGCGCGGTGCTTTTCACAGGCACTACAATCACCGTCCGCACTTTGTCGTCTGTCATGATGGCGGCGAGATTTGCGGTCTTCTTCCGCTGGCTTTCAACGAAGAAACCGGGTCGCTCCAATATTTTCCGGGCGAGACCTGGCACGGGAAGACCTGGCTGGAGCAGAACCGCATAATTGCCGGTGACAGGTATATCATGAAACGTTTGCTGGCGCGCGCCGGGGACAGTTACAACATTCGCTATGTACGTCAGTCGGGGAATCTTCTGGGAAATTCTCCGGTAGTTGACGAGGTCGGTTATTTCTTTTTGCCCCCGAAGTACGATTTCGATATGCAGAAGTATTTCGAGGAGTTCTCCCACAAGACGGCCAAGCGGCTGAAGAGAGAGCTGATCGAGTGGGAGTCGCGGGGGGTCTCGTACCGGTACGATGACATGGCCGATTTCGAGACTCTGGTTGCCATGAGCTTGCAGTCGTACGGCGAGGATTCGTACTTTTTCGATCCGAGATTTCTCAGGAGTTTCCGCAGCCTGTTGGGCCTGCTCAAAGCGAGGGGCTGGCTGCGAATCACGACGGTGCTGGTTGAAGGCAGACCGGCCGCTATTGATATGGGAAGCACCTATAATGGTACCTATACGCTTCTGGCGGGCGGGACCAACCAGGAGTTTCGTGGCATCGCCAAACTGATCAACATTCATCACATGAGTTGGTCTTGCGAGAAGCGGTTTGATCGCGTGGATTTTCTCTGTGGCGATTTCAACTGGAAGCCGCAGTTCCATCTGACACCCCAGCCGCTGTATCTGCTGGCTAATGATGTTAGAGCGGAAGTCGCGATAGAGACGGTGGACAGTCTGTCGTGGAAGACAGCGACCGCGGGCGCGAGCGTCAGGAGCATGTAA